The sequence GCTCCGGCTCCTCTTCGTGCGTGATCTCCTTGCCCGCTTTCTTGGCCTTGATCAGCTCTTCGACGCGCTTCGAGTACTCGTCGCGGTAGTCCTCGGGCCGCCACGGCGCGGTCATCTCGTCGACCAGCGCGAGCGCCATGTCGAGCTCCTTCGGCCGCGGCTTCGGCAGCTCGGGCAGCTTGCCCATGACGTCCTTCGGCTTCCGCAGGTCCGCGACGAAGTGCAGGGTGTTGAGCACCATGACGCCCTCGCCGGCACGGACCGCCGCGAGGTATTCCTTGCCGCGCAGCACGAACTTCGCGACGCCGGCCTTTTCGCTGCGGTCCATCGCCTGCAGCAGCAGGCCGTACGCCTTGGCGAAATCTTCCTTCGCCGGCTTGAGCCAGTACGTCTTGTCGAAGAACCAGGGGTCGATGTCGTCGAGCTCGACGAACTGCTCGATGTCGATCCGGCGGGACCGCTCGGGCGCGATCTCGTCCAGCTCGTCCGGCTCGACGAGCACGTGGTCGCCGCCGCCGAGGTCGTAGCCCTTGACGATCTCGTCCTGGCCGACCTCGTCACCGGTCCGTTCGTTGACGCGGCGGTTGCGGATCCGGTCCGACGTGCCGCGTTCGAACTGGTGGAAGTGGATCGTGTGGTCCGCCACCGCGGGGTACAGCTCCACGGGGACCGTCACCAGCCCCAGGCTCAGCGCGCCGCTCCACACCGGTCTCGCCATCTCGACCTCCTCACCGGCAGCGATACCCGTGCGGCGGTCTCCCGAAACTCAGCGTGACGGGGGGTCAGGCCACTTCGCTGGCGCGGCCACCGCGGTGCAGGCCGAGCATCTCCAGCAGCCGGGCGCAGTCCTCGGGGTCCTTGGCCTGGGCCGCGACGGCCAGCGCCGCCTTGTGCCGGGTGCGTTCCTGCGCCGGGGAGTCACCACCCTCCAGCAGCAGGTCCGCCACCGGTCGCAGGTCGTTCCGCTTGTCTCGCATCTCCGCTCCCCTCCGGGCATCCGCCTGTGCGTCTCGCCGGCCGGTTACCCCGGATCACTTCCTGAAACACAGGAGGCACCCGACGGGGCTCTGGAGACGCCGAACATTAGGCCGAACGAGTGAATTCGCCCGGTACGCGCCCTGGAGACGGCAAGGTAGATGAGACCCACGTCACACCAGGAGGCCGGATGGGCACCCAGATCCGCATCAGCCGCGAAGGCGGCTCACTCCCCTGCGAGGTCTGCGGCTTCCCGACGATGCACGTGGCGCAGGTCGTCGCGGACGACGGGACGGTGCTCGGCCGCACCCTGGTGTGCACGACCTGCCAGCTCGGCCGGCTCCGCCAGGAACCGGCCGCGGAGCCGGACTCGCCGCCGGACGAGGTCACGACGGGCTGAGAAGGGACGGGCACGGCTCACGCCGTCGTCGTCACCACCGCCGCCACGAAGTCCGCCGCCACCTCGTGCAGCTTGCGGTTGCCGTCCTGCGACCGCTTCACGAGCCGCTGGAACGCCTCCTCCGCCGTGATCCGGTGCGCCGCCATCAGGATCCCCTTGGCCTGGTCGATCACCGCGCGCGTCTCCAGCGCCCGGTTGAGCTGGTCCACCAGCTCGCGAGCCGCGAAGTACCGCCGCGCGCTGCGCAGGCCGAACACCACGGTCGCCGTGTACAGCTCCAGGATCTTCGTGCCCAGCTCGCTGAAACCGTGCTCGCCGAACCCGAAGAGGTTGACCGCGCCGGACATGTCCTCGTCCACCGTCAGCGGGGCCGCCAGGAAACTGGCCACCCCCAGCTGCTCGGCCGCCGTCACGAACTGCGGCCAGATGTCCCCCACCGCACCGACGCCGACCCGGACCGGCTGGCCGGTCTCGGCGGCACGCAGGCACGGGCCGTCGCCGATGCGGTACTGCTCGCGGTCGAAGTTGACCGCTCGCTGGTCGGTGCTGGCGACCGTTTCCGGAACGCCTTCGCGCACGAGGGTGATGCTCGCCATGTCGGCTCCCGGCACCACGTGCACCACGTGGTCGCACACCGCCTGCAGCATCTGGCCGAGGTCCAGCTCGGTGTCCAGCATCGCGGTCAGCGACTCCATCGCGACCGTGACTTCGTCCAGCCGTGCGGTGAGCTGCTCGTGGCCGCCCGTCATCCTGGTGACGCCCCTTCATCCTTTGCTCAGGGCGCTTGAAGACCAGGGAGGACCCGGGCGCGCGCCACTAGTGGGCCGCTAGCGCTTTAACGGGTCCGGGCGCGAGATTACTGCATCGCGATCGGCGCGGGCACGAGCGGTCACCAGCGCGGCGCGCCACGCGTCCGTTCGGAGCAACGACGGTCGCGGGCCTGTCCGAAGTGGACTTCCCCCCG is a genomic window of Amycolatopsis lexingtonensis containing:
- a CDS encoding ANTAR domain-containing response regulator translates to MTGGHEQLTARLDEVTVAMESLTAMLDTELDLGQMLQAVCDHVVHVVPGADMASITLVREGVPETVASTDQRAVNFDREQYRIGDGPCLRAAETGQPVRVGVGAVGDIWPQFVTAAEQLGVASFLAAPLTVDEDMSGAVNLFGFGEHGFSELGTKILELYTATVVFGLRSARRYFAARELVDQLNRALETRAVIDQAKGILMAAHRITAEEAFQRLVKRSQDGNRKLHEVAADFVAAVVTTTA
- a CDS encoding Ku protein — its product is MARPVWSGALSLGLVTVPVELYPAVADHTIHFHQFERGTSDRIRNRRVNERTGDEVGQDEIVKGYDLGGGDHVLVEPDELDEIAPERSRRIDIEQFVELDDIDPWFFDKTYWLKPAKEDFAKAYGLLLQAMDRSEKAGVAKFVLRGKEYLAAVRAGEGVMVLNTLHFVADLRKPKDVMGKLPELPKPRPKELDMALALVDEMTAPWRPEDYRDEYSKRVEELIKAKKAGKEITHEEEPEPSADVVDLFEALSRSVKNRKGGAKKPAKRDLGELSKADLDKLAREQGVKGRSKMTRAELEKALKAS